The Acanthopagrus latus isolate v.2019 chromosome 20, fAcaLat1.1, whole genome shotgun sequence genomic sequence TGTTTGAGGGTTCCGTTCGGGGTTTGGTCCGAGATGTTCTGGATGGAGGAAACTGTTTGGTGTTCACCTACGGAGTCACCAACGCTGGAAAAACCTTCACATTCCTGGGTCAGAAACACAACCTGAAACCATCAATCTGTTGATTGATTGTCAGTCAGTTGTCctcttttaaagaaaacatggcaCAGCTCTCCAGTTCCTGCTCCTCACATGAATATTCTCTGGTTCCCTTCGTCTTGTCTGATGATCATGCTTTTTGAgctgttggttggacagaatGAGACATTTGAAGGTGCCACAGTCGATAGCTTGCTCTAACTTATCACTGAACTTATACTGAATATTGCTGTTTATATGAGCTGCCGTGCTCTTCCCAGTGTGTCCCTGTTCATTTCCTCTGCTGACCATCAGTGCACTTTATATCCTCTGCCACAGTGGATTTGGTTGCttgtctgttttaaatcaagtctcagctgcttcagttgtttaccagaatgctgcaactctgttttactgtgaagctccagaactgttctgaggactacgacacttcacctgactttatatcatcaggaggaaagagaggatgaCCGGgctttcctgtctgtctctcaggtccAGATCATGACAGTGGTCTGCTGCCACGGTCTCTGTCGGTCATCTTCAACAGTATCGATGGTCGTCTGTACGGACGGAACGATCTGAAGCCTCAGCGCTGCAGAGACTACAGCAGACTGACTCCAGACCAGCAGgcagctgagagcagcagcaagaagaaCCTGCTGAGGCTGCTCAAagaggtctcacacacacacacacccacacacacacacacacacacacacacacacacacacacacatgaaatacaGTCACACCACCTGTGTACAGTGTGAGGGTGAAGTGTGATCGagtgtttctcatgtttgtctctgcagagcGACAAAAGTCTAATGTCTGGAAGATCGACTTCTCTTGACGGTCAGTGAGGTTCAGTTGTGTGAATGTTTAGGAAGTCAAAGCTAACACAAAGTActcaacatgtgtgtgtgtgtgtgtgtgtgtgtgttcaggctcgtctgtcagcactgacagcagtgTCAGCAACGTCTCTGAAGCCGACAGTTTCTGTCTGGATGTCGCCTCGAACGTTCGCTTCTCTGTCTGGGTTTCATTCTGTGAGATTTACAATGACAACATCCACGACCTGCTGGaacaggtaaaacacacacacacacacacacacacacacacacacacacacacacacacacacacactccagctgtgATTGATCATGTGATTGATCTGTGATGTTCAGATTCCCATTGGACAACACAGGAGGACGGTGCTGCGTCTGTCTCAGGACGTCAAAGGAAACTCTTTCATCAAAGGTAACGCTCAGACACAGGTGCGAGCTCTGATGTCACTCTTTTAGCTTTTCAAAATCAAGCagcctcatcacaaaaagccagTGATCTGTTTTACACAGTTctgatacattcttttattcttgtttaatgttgattttgcagtgttttgtcaaggttttggatttggactattttaatatataataaatctatttaaatgtacattttggtgaaattatttcagtttatcagtgtatcagtgttttttcaacattttgaagacattttaagaaTACCATGTTATACTGATAACCACGATAGTTTTGGTCACTATTACCACGGTATGAAATGTTCGTACCGTTACATCCCCAGCCCTTaaagagtgtgggagtgtccttacataatataaacaaaatataacaaaataaagacGTAATTTTAATattgtctggtgtgtgtgtgtgcgtgtgtgcgtgtgtgtgtgtgtgtgtgtgtgtgtagacctGCGCTGGGTGCAGGTGAACAGCTCTGAAGAAGCCTACAGAGTGATGAAGATCGGGAAGAAGAACCAGAGTTTCTCGTCCACCAGACTGAACCAGCTGTCAAGCAGGAGGTCTGACAACATTTCTGCTTCCACAAACACTCAAACATCTTATTGTAATCCTTTAGATTTACTTGTTCACCTGGCAGTTACTTTTCTCcgttcaacacacacattcaggtttattttcttgtattgCTGAGCACGCAGCTCTACTGATGAAGCAAAAGTTTTACTCTGATGATTCAGACTGAATCCAGCTGGAAGAACAGATTACGTTTTTATGAAAccccaaaacactgcacagattTACAATAGAGACGCACAGCAGCTTTTTAATCTGTTGTCATCACTACTATGAGgtaaacaacagaaacagagttCACACTACAAAATAATCCACCAAGATCAGGTTTTTCATGTGTTCGAGTGGCTAAAGCAGGAACAGTTGAACCTGTTTGAGGTTTTTGATGAACCTCTGTGCGTCAGTTGAGTCTGATTGAAGTGAATGAGAAGGCTGAGGTCAGTCTGAGACAGATGAGTGTCAGCAGCCTCTGTGTTAATGAGTGAGCAGAGGAGTCAGGTTTTTCATGCGTgtctctgcagccacagcatCTTCTCCATCAGGATCCTCAGAGTGGACGACGTCGGAGTTCCCAGAGTCCTCGGTATCAGCGAGTAAGATCACAGTTTACACTTCAGCATGTTCTAGCCTCAGACACCTTCAGTGTGGGATGTAGATGATCATTTCTTTGTTTAGGCTGGCTCTGTGCGACCTGGCCGGGTCTGAGCGCTGCTCTCGGACTCAGAACACCGGAGACAGACTGAAGGAAGCTGGAAACATCAACAGCTCTCTGCTTACACTCGGGAAGTGCATCAGTGCCATGAAGCTCAACCAGAACGCCAAGTATGATGCCTCTGTCAGCTTCAGTCAGAGCTCAGATGTTTGAAAAGACTCCAGGATGACTGATGATCCGTGTCTCTGCAGGTTTCAGCACCACATCCCCTTCAGAGAGTCCAAACTCACCCACTTCCTGcagttcttcttctgtggtgctgGCCGGGTCTCCATGGTGGTAAACATCAACCAGAACTCATCCTGCTTCGACGAGACACTCAACGTCCTCAAGTTCTCCGCCCTCGCCCAGAAggtcagcgcacacacacacgcgcgcgcacacacacacacacacacacacacacacacacacacacacacagaatttgaTGACTTGTGTTCATGAAAGTTGTGTTTATATtgactgtgttgctgtgagTTTATCACACGTTCAGACGTTCTGATCCGCCCGTCGTCCTCCGTCAGCGCTGTCAGATGATGAACATGAAGGTCGTCGGTAGTTCTTCAGTCTCTAATCGCTCGTCTGATGTGAACGACTGCACAGACTTTGACTAACTAACATGATGAgctcctctctgagctgcaggctgcagcagagttACCGTCATCTTCTCAGAGATCCACATGATCAGACCTGCAGCTAAACATTAATTACAGGCTGATTTAGTTTCTTCATTAATCCataaataacataacatttctgaaatTATTTAGAAATGCCCAATAAACTTTCCACGGTTACATCATCAGCTTGCTTGTTTTCGTTTAAACAAGTGAAAagtgtttgttcattttattcagCTTGATGTTGctataaaatgtgtgtcaggAAACATCAGAGAGCTGATAGAGATCAGCTCAACACCCGGAGGAAGCTGTCACAAATCTGAGGCGAAGAACGTCAGACTTTAAACTCAAACATGTGATGTTGCAgactctctctgtcctctcctgatGTGTCTTCTGTCCCTGGACTCATAGTCCTGgtctgtaaatcacctctgtctTTACACTGGCCTCCATCACTCTCAGAGATTGAGTTCAGTCCCGGTCTGAGTCAGTTATGCTGCCGCCTTCAGTTTTTTGAGCTGTCTTCAAAGTCTGACCATTTGTTgcaaatattattatattttgaaaatagTAATTAAATCACAGAGCAGTGGATCATTTCTTTAGCTGTCAGATTGGCTGAGCACTGTACCTGTGTTTGTTGTCCAGGTGGTGGTGTTGAGCTCGCGGCCGGCGGTCCCAGACGACGCCCCCCACAGGGCGGCCATGGAGCTGTCCATGATCATCGACGAGGCTGACCAGCGCAGGAATGTGTCAGGGAGGGGCAGGAAGAGCTCGATGGTCGCCTGGGACACGAGCCTGGAGGATGTgctggaggatgaggatggtgaagattgggaggaggaggaggaagatgatgaggaggagagtgcTATGGAGGGAACAGTGCTggaggcaggaggggaggaagacgaggaggaagcGGACAGGACCATGGAGGAAGAACAGAAGGTAACGATCTAATTTAGGTCTTACTTAAGAAAAATCTGCAGTGATGAAGGTTATGAGGTGgatgttaatgtaaatgtgtgtgtgtgtagtttggCAGAGAGGCAGCGCTGCGTTTGGTTCTGGAGGCTCAGATCAGAGAAGAGGTCAGCGCTGAGTTCATGGAGCTCTTCAGCAAGATGGAGAAAGACTACAGGTAACGGTCCTTGGGATCATGTGACCAGAACAGTCCACAGAGCGACACAACGGAACATATAACAGACAAGTTGTATGAGGctaaaaacataaagacatcTGAACTGAGGGATCTGATCACAGGTGGACAGCTCAGGTGTGAATGAACACATTTAAGATCCAATCACTCAGAACACATCAGAGCCGGTCTGGACCGCTTGTGACCACATTCTGGACACATTCTGGAACGTCTACACAACTGTCCTCTGTAGAAGAAGTCGACcacaacagcaccagactccattaacaaatgtagcgattttaagagttgttgagttaaaacaagctttataaacattatgaaactgtgtctctgacagattctgactcattgtgtccttgttgtaaattcagcattaaatcagaagctgaagttgtttgtctccttgtaaaaagtgtcagctATTGTTAATGTAGCTGTGAAGTGAcagactgagagctgaacactgatcagatcactcaggTGTGATCAGTCTTTGTgatcagatgtttgtttgtgtcagcgATCGtctggagaaggagaaggagatcCTCGAGGAGAGAGCCGAGAAGAGAGTCGAGATACTGAAGAACCTTGTCAGCAAGACGGTCGATCTGTCTGCTGTTGGCACTGACAACAGCAAGGTGACTAAAACACTGATGCTATCAACACACTGTTTgattactgattattattattgattattaatgatGATGGGTTTGTAGGAGCAGCAGACGGCTGCGTTGGAGGGATTCATCAGCTCATTGACTGAAGACCTGGAAAAGATCAGAGAGGACGCTCAGAGTGTTCACCACTGtctgactgaacacacacacgctgcaggtacacacgcacacacacacacacacacacacacacatgctgcaggtacacacacacacacatgctgcaggtacacacacacacacacacgctgcaggtacacacacattcCGAGTGCTTCGGGTGATGTAatgttgacctttgacctctgtgttttgtgcctGCAGAGCTGGAGGCCCTGCGCTGCGAGAACCAACAGTTGCGAGACCAActgcaggaggtcagaggttcTCTagattcttcttctgtggtgttttggTGTGTCAGTGTAGCTTTTGACTGGACTGTAGAAGACCGGGTCTTTAAACTCAGTCCAGAGTGATTTGTGTGTTCAGTAAAATAACTTTCCTGCTGAGCTTTACATTGTTCATGATCTGTGGTTTAAATGAAGCTTGGAACTGTTTTATGTCCAggttctgcagcagcttcagcagaggaggacgggaggagacgaggagaaggaggagagcaggaaacGACAGCGTGAgtctctggaggaggaggaggaggaccaaggaccgaggagaaggagaggtgagaggaggacaTAGGTGTTTGACATTGcttgctgcttgaaaatatgttaacctcttgagcattagagaactttttaaccattattttctttattattatagattttgtatggaaacagaatctgtttcagtgggcaacatgacatggaagctattgaggaaaaaaatcataattcaGGGTTCCTGCGGGGTCTTAGAAAGTCTTCAAAAGTCCAAAATTCTGAACCTTAAATTTAAGGCTTTAAGGCTTAACACGTCTTAAAAATggccacattttcatttgaggTCTTAAATTTCATTTAATCAGGTCTAAAAACTGTTTTACCCTCGTTCGTCCACAGAGACGCTGGCCGCAGAACTTTTTTTGTCGACTTTCTCGCTAGATTTAGAgacttttcagaccctcttaGCGACTTTATTACTAAAAAGCAACTAGCGAAACATTTAGCGACTTATTCAGATCATCAGGGGAAAGGCGAGAAATATATTGTaattctcctgctgctcagagtgATCGCAGTCCACGGCTCCCCCCTCTCACATGTGTGGATAGCTGCTGTTCACTCTGTTTTGATCTgttaattctctgacttctAAGTCTTTCGTGGTTCCACTGGTACTttaccggtgtgtgtgtgtgagagagtgagtgtgagtgtgtgcttctttttcttgcatttgTAAGTTGCAGTGCgcttattaattaattaattcgtCCAGTTTACTAATAGAATCTGCtgctgggtcacatgacatgaaaGATGTTGAaacgtcctcctgctgctcacactgggAGAACCTCAGAGTGAATATCCGCcgaatatataatatataatctagatgcctgttgcagcctttgaataggatgacgaggatttcagtcactcaacttaaatggtgacttgtagaaatgatacaaatagcagtaatgacaataataactGATTTCAAGACAACTTAGGGTGTAACTTTCACTACAACTTAAATTTGCCATTCGCgctgaaaatccagcagcagaatgcatatagaggaaacactgacacatcagataacctTCTGCAGCGATTAcaggctctttggtggagctctgctttgatgAAGTTCCGTCGTGACCGTTGAATGGACGACTTGTGGAGTGACATGAAGACGTGActcagaggcacaaaaaacgCTGACAGCGGTGGCCGGTCATTATGTTTACACCTGacaaccctgacacacacacacacacaccccccacacacaaaagcaaaaaacacgGATTTGCATGATTTACGAGACCCTCATTATCAGGTCAGAAAAGCCGGATCACACCcctgggaggagggagggagagggggaggaagaggaggaggaagagtgagggagagggggaggaagaggaggaggaagagtgagggagagagggaggaagaggaggaggaagagtgagggagagggggaagaagaggaggaggagggttcaCACTGTAGAGcctttgttattcttttttatcCTCCACAGTGgttctggaggaggagatctgGAGGCTCCAGGAGGAAAACGACAAGAAGGAGCAAACTATCGTGGAgctgagagagagtgaggagaggaggaggaggccgctGGAGGAGGAGTTGAAGAGACgtgaagaggaggtggaggagctgaagaaggagcagTTGTTGCTGGAGCAGAAGGTGCAGATGTTGACAGGTAGGAGCTGGGCCTTTAAATGCCACACTGCTTGGAAAAGTGTGTGGACCGCCTGCTGTGACGT encodes the following:
- the LOC119010240 gene encoding LOW QUALITY PROTEIN: kinesin-like protein KIF20A (The sequence of the model RefSeq protein was modified relative to this genomic sequence to represent the inferred CDS: deleted 1 base in 1 codon), whose product is MMESCLAGKPERVGPVEVDDIRRDLLGEFAALPVQVCLTELPSQSENLQVYLRVRPFTAAESDSQECVTIEGPDTVVLKAPRSCQSNRQSDKSLPQTAQRFTFTQVFGPDAGQRKVFEGSVRGLVRDVLDGGNCLVFTYGVTNAGKTFTFLGPDHDSGLLPRSLSVIFNSIDGRLYGRNDLKPQRCRDYSRLTPDQQAAESSSKKNLLRLLKESDKSLMSGRSTSLDGSSVSTDSSVSNVSEADSFCLDVASNVRFSVWVSFCEIYNDNIHDLLEQIPIGQHRRTVLRLSQDVKGNSFIKDLRWVQVNSSEEAYRVMKIGKKNQSFSSTRLNQLSSRSHSIFSIRILRVDDVGVPRVLGISELALCDLAGSERCSRTQNTGDRLKEAGNINSSLLTLGKCISAMKLNQNAKFQHHIPFRESKLTHFLQFFFCGAGRVSMVVNINQNSSCFDETLNVLKFSALAQKVVVLSSRPAVPDDAPHRAAMELSMIIDEADQRRNVSGRGRKSSMVAWDTSLEDVLEDEDGEDWEEEEEDDEEESAMEGTVLEAGGEEDEEEADRTMEEEQKFGREAALRLVLEAQIREEVSAEFMELFSKMEKDYSDRLEKEKEILEERAEKRVEILKNLVSKTVDLSAVGTDNSKEQQTAALEGFISSLTEDLEKIREDAQSVHHCLTEHTHAAELEALRCENQQLRDQLQEVLQQLQQRRTGGDEEKEESRKRQRESLEEEEEDQGPRRRRVVLEEEIWRLQEENDKKEQTIVELRESEERRRRPLEEELKRREEEVEELKKEQLLLEQKVQMLTGLDECPNCDSVFSSLESEQRETSRLTKENKALVNGIFQLQTEVTSLKTQLREQTESCDSLSEQLNAAKTRLQDLESQSEERVDIINSLTQEVEQLRQEVKEEEGRSSSSMEELKKESEAVLERSAQKSQQIQDLQREKRELQDTLTHSENRCVELREESANHRAELSRQLKRLRAELESEGGALRGRLEEAEREKQELRRAALAKDTLVEETYRQTEALRQELERLKEELQRRERRSREFVAVKREVEKLRSVKEERETNLQRCGGRVLLPEQDVCVSPLRSNMADRKKIPKTTERERRKRKSCEVEDLVFSENKRNRLRGNTRNNKQSSSVVKENRDVTLQKIGELIQSSPSILGSKAKTIIDLVSGRPAEKEMLGTATKPKRGRKKLLKTGASSPLLDSPHMMSGGAEEEKESDHLIIKRHLRSKTCRK